The Flavobacteriaceae bacterium 3519-10 genome includes a window with the following:
- a CDS encoding Uracil phosphoribosyltransferase, translated as MTTVLSDQFSLINTWINELRNVELQGDRMRFRRNMERIGEIAAFEISKGLEQKEIEITTPLDRIKVKEIAVQPVITTILRAGVPLFQGILNYLDKADCGFVAAYRKHDANDYFSIKQDYLTCPNIDGRPLIVADPMLATGASLIEAIKDLLNHGKPSQLHIVAAIASRQGVETIQKEYPEAKIWVGVIDENLTSKGYITPGLGDAGDLSYGEKLQR; from the coding sequence ATGACCACCGTTTTATCAGATCAGTTTTCGCTTATCAATACCTGGATCAACGAACTTCGGAATGTCGAACTTCAGGGCGACCGCATGAGATTCCGTAGAAATATGGAGCGTATCGGCGAGATCGCGGCTTTCGAAATAAGCAAAGGACTCGAGCAGAAAGAAATTGAAATCACCACACCACTAGACAGGATTAAGGTAAAGGAAATTGCGGTTCAACCTGTGATTACCACGATTTTAAGAGCCGGTGTTCCTCTTTTTCAGGGAATTTTAAATTACCTCGACAAAGCTGATTGCGGCTTTGTTGCCGCGTACCGTAAACATGATGCCAACGATTATTTCTCGATCAAACAGGATTATCTTACCTGCCCTAATATCGACGGAAGGCCGCTGATTGTTGCTGATCCGATGTTGGCTACCGGTGCGAGTTTAATTGAAGCCATCAAAGACTTACTTAACCACGGAAAACCGTCGCAACTGCATATTGTTGCCGCAATAGCGTCGAGACAGGGCGTTGAAACGATTCAGAAAGAATATCCTGAGGCTAAGATCTGGGTTGGGGTGATTGACGAGAATCTTACTTCCAAAGGATATATTACGCCGGGCCTTGGCGACGCCGGAGATCTCAGTTATGGTGAGAAACTGCAGCGTTAA
- a CDS encoding UDP-N-acetylglucosamine 1-carboxyvinyltransferase, with translation MSGTFRIKGGQQLKGEITPQGAKNEALQILCAVLLTNEELRIKNIPDIHDVNRLIEILGDFGVKITKNGHGDYTFQADAVNFDYIKSADFKADGSKLRGSIMLLGPMLARFGEAYMPTPGGDKIGRRRLDTHFQGFVELGAEFFYDENEYLFSLKAKELRGKFILLEEASVTGTANIVMAAVLAKGTTSIYNAACEPYLQQLCKMLNRMGAKITGIGSNLLVIEGVTELHGTEHTMLPDMVEIGSWIGLAAMTKSEITIKNVNWNELGVIPNTFRKLGIYLEQRGDDIYIPAQENYKIQKFIDGSILTVSDAPWPGFTPDLLSIILVVATQAKGTVLVHQKMFESRLFFVDKLIDMGAQIILCDPHRATVVGLNHESPLRGTTMISPDIRAGNALLIAALSAEGNSTIHNIEQIDRGYENIDGRLRAIGANIERV, from the coding sequence ATGAGCGGAACATTCAGAATTAAAGGAGGGCAGCAGTTGAAAGGTGAAATTACACCACAGGGCGCGAAGAACGAAGCACTTCAGATTTTATGCGCAGTACTGCTCACCAACGAAGAGCTCAGAATTAAAAATATTCCGGACATCCACGATGTAAACAGGCTGATTGAAATCCTCGGCGATTTTGGCGTTAAAATCACCAAAAATGGCCACGGCGACTACACCTTTCAGGCGGACGCGGTGAATTTCGATTATATTAAATCCGCAGATTTCAAGGCTGACGGCTCCAAACTGCGCGGCTCAATTATGCTTCTCGGTCCCATGCTTGCAAGGTTTGGCGAAGCGTATATGCCGACTCCGGGAGGCGACAAAATTGGCCGGCGACGTTTGGATACCCACTTTCAGGGATTTGTAGAACTTGGTGCTGAATTTTTTTACGACGAGAACGAATACCTTTTTTCATTAAAGGCGAAAGAACTTCGCGGCAAATTCATCCTGCTCGAAGAAGCTTCTGTCACCGGAACTGCAAACATCGTGATGGCAGCGGTTTTGGCGAAAGGTACAACCAGTATTTATAACGCCGCCTGTGAACCTTACCTGCAGCAGCTGTGCAAAATGCTTAACCGCATGGGTGCTAAAATCACGGGCATTGGTTCTAATCTGTTGGTGATTGAAGGCGTAACAGAACTTCACGGCACCGAACATACAATGTTGCCTGATATGGTAGAAATCGGCTCGTGGATTGGCCTTGCGGCAATGACGAAATCTGAAATTACCATCAAAAATGTAAACTGGAACGAGCTTGGCGTAATTCCTAATACCTTCCGCAAGCTCGGGATTTATCTTGAGCAGCGCGGCGATGATATATATATTCCGGCGCAGGAAAACTATAAGATACAGAAGTTTATCGACGGCTCTATCCTCACGGTTTCAGATGCACCGTGGCCGGGTTTTACACCGGATTTGCTCTCGATCATTCTGGTAGTTGCCACCCAGGCTAAGGGCACTGTTTTAGTTCATCAGAAAATGTTCGAATCGCGGTTGTTTTTCGTCGATAAACTTATCGATATGGGCGCGCAGATCATCTTATGTGATCCGCACAGAGCCACAGTGGTGGGTTTAAATCATGAATCGCCGCTTCGCGGAACCACAATGATTTCACCCGACATCAGAGCCGGAAATGCTTTGCTGATCGCTGCGCTTTCCGCAGAAGGAAATTCAACGATACATAACATCGAACAGATCGACCGGGGCTATGAAAATATCGACGGACGCCTCCGGGCAATCGGCGCTAATATTGAGCGGGTTTAA
- a CDS encoding Thioredoxin: MYTELADDTLQQLVADNEKVVVQYGATWCGNCRIMKPKFKKLASENDDIPFLYVDAEKFPESRKLAKVDNLPTFAIFKNGELVNQVQSNQAESLINLFNELN, translated from the coding sequence ATGTACACAGAATTAGCAGACGATACATTGCAGCAACTGGTTGCAGATAATGAAAAAGTTGTGGTACAGTATGGTGCTACATGGTGTGGGAACTGCCGTATAATGAAGCCCAAATTTAAGAAATTGGCTTCTGAAAACGACGATATCCCTTTTCTTTACGTGGATGCAGAGAAATTTCCCGAAAGCCGTAAACTTGCCAAAGTAGATAACCTGCCAACCTTCGCGATCTTTAAGAACGGTGAACTGGTAAATCAGGTACAAAGCAATCAGGCTGAGAGTCTTATTAATCTTTTTAACGAACTGAATTAA
- a CDS encoding competence protein — protein sequence MLNFSCSKPKIPMLLTDLIFPNRCLECNRIISADELVCGLCFDQIHFTHHHFDENNLLKEECAVLFPVQYAFALMKFEEDSLSRKIVHQLKYGQREKAGKIIAGWTTDRVDIYPKPDLMITVPLHPKKLKKRGYNQLHLFTETLSENFSIPYDHHLIKRNFYKKAQALKDKKHRTETENMFSVTQKIDNKHVLIIDDVFTTGNTMSSVAWEILKAGNNQVSVLVMAID from the coding sequence TTGCTTAATTTTTCGTGCTCAAAACCTAAGATACCAATGCTGCTCACCGACCTTATCTTCCCCAACCGATGCCTCGAATGCAACCGGATTATCAGTGCGGACGAGCTGGTTTGCGGACTTTGTTTCGATCAAATACATTTCACGCATCACCATTTCGATGAAAACAATTTACTGAAGGAAGAGTGTGCGGTGCTTTTTCCTGTTCAATACGCATTCGCGCTGATGAAATTCGAAGAAGACAGCCTCAGCCGCAAGATTGTGCACCAGCTGAAATATGGTCAGCGCGAAAAAGCCGGAAAAATAATTGCTGGATGGACCACCGATCGAGTTGATATTTACCCAAAGCCGGATTTGATGATTACCGTGCCGCTGCATCCGAAAAAACTGAAGAAAAGGGGCTACAACCAGCTTCATCTTTTTACCGAAACTTTATCTGAAAACTTCAGCATTCCTTATGATCATCATTTAATCAAACGGAATTTCTATAAAAAAGCGCAGGCATTGAAAGATAAAAAACACCGCACCGAAACCGAAAATATGTTTTCAGTTACTCAAAAAATCGACAATAAACATGTCCTGATTATCGATGACGTTTTCACCACCGGAAACACGATGAGTTCTGTTGCGTGGGAAATCCTCAAAGCGGGAAACAACCAGGTTTCTGTACTTGTAATGGCAATCGACTGA
- a CDS encoding GTP-binding protein EngA gives MSNIVAIVGRPNVGKSTLFNRFLERREAIVDSTAGVTRDRHYGKSDWNGVEFTVIDTGGYEVNTEDVFQEEITKQVQLAVDEATSIIFMLNVQDGLTDTDQDIYEMLRRSNKPVYVTINKVDSATDELAATEFYQLGIEKYFTLSSATGSGTGELLDAIVNEFPTTEYKDPFEGLPKITIAGRPNVGKSTLTNALLDKQQNIVTDVAGTTRDSIQTLYNKFGHEFVLVDTAGMRRKAKVKEDLEFYSVMRSIRSIEYSDVVIIMVDATLGWESQDMNIFGLAQKNRKGIVIVVNKWDLVEEKHTNTTRDFENEIKERIGQFTDIPILFISALTKQRILKSVEVAMEVYENRAKKIKTSKLNEVMLPVFEHTPPPAIKGKYVKIKYCVQLPTPSPQFVFFCNLPQYVKEAYKRFTENQLRKHFGFTGVPIEVYFRQK, from the coding sequence ATGAGCAATATCGTTGCAATCGTTGGGCGCCCCAACGTAGGAAAATCAACCCTTTTTAACCGTTTTCTCGAAAGAAGAGAAGCCATCGTAGATTCTACAGCTGGTGTTACCAGAGACCGCCACTACGGCAAATCTGACTGGAATGGTGTAGAATTCACCGTAATCGACACCGGCGGTTATGAGGTAAATACTGAAGACGTTTTCCAGGAAGAAATCACAAAACAGGTTCAGCTCGCAGTGGACGAGGCTACTTCGATTATTTTCATGCTGAATGTTCAGGATGGATTAACCGATACCGACCAGGATATTTATGAAATGCTTCGCCGGAGCAACAAACCGGTTTACGTAACCATCAACAAAGTAGATTCTGCTACCGACGAATTAGCCGCTACTGAATTTTATCAGTTGGGTATCGAAAAATATTTCACGCTTTCATCCGCAACAGGTTCCGGAACGGGAGAATTGTTGGATGCTATTGTAAATGAATTCCCTACAACAGAATATAAAGATCCGTTCGAAGGTTTGCCTAAGATTACAATTGCCGGCCGTCCAAACGTTGGGAAATCTACGCTGACGAACGCGTTACTCGATAAACAGCAAAATATTGTGACGGATGTTGCGGGAACCACAAGAGATTCCATCCAAACATTATACAACAAATTCGGACATGAGTTTGTTTTGGTAGATACAGCCGGGATGCGCCGCAAAGCAAAAGTGAAGGAAGATCTGGAATTCTATTCAGTGATGCGTTCAATCCGTTCGATTGAATACTCCGACGTTGTAATTATCATGGTGGATGCTACACTCGGTTGGGAATCTCAGGATATGAATATCTTCGGTCTTGCCCAAAAGAACAGAAAAGGTATCGTAATCGTAGTGAACAAATGGGATTTGGTTGAAGAAAAACACACCAATACCACACGCGATTTCGAAAATGAGATCAAGGAAAGAATTGGTCAGTTTACGGACATTCCGATTTTGTTTATTTCGGCTTTAACCAAACAGAGGATTCTGAAATCTGTTGAGGTTGCAATGGAAGTGTACGAAAACAGAGCGAAGAAAATCAAAACTTCAAAACTTAACGAAGTGATGTTGCCGGTATTCGAACACACGCCACCGCCTGCTATCAAAGGTAAATATGTGAAGATTAAATACTGCGTGCAGCTACCCACACCAAGTCCGCAATTTGTATTTTTCTGCAACCTGCCTCAATATGTAAAAGAGGCTTACAAGCGCTTTACCGAAAACCAACTCAGAAAACACTTCGGGTTTACCGGGGTTCCAATTGAAGTTTATTTCCGTCAGAAGTAA
- a CDS encoding Alkyl hydroperoxide reductase subunit C-like protein — protein sequence MHYEILKPIYMSLVGKKFPNIAIDAMSEMGDDLKINIFEEATQNQQKVLLFWYPKDFTFVCPTELHAFQDALGEFEKRNTKVIGASCDTNEVHFAWLNTSKDNGGIEGVTYPILADTHRQLANQLGIVDQDFEFDEEGNEFFTGSNVTYRATYLIDETGKIFHEAVNDMPLGRNVKEFLRLIDAYTHVQKHGEVCPANWEEGKDAMQANRKSTAEYLASQN from the coding sequence TTGCACTACGAAATTTTAAAACCAATATATATGTCATTAGTAGGAAAAAAATTCCCAAATATTGCCATCGACGCAATGAGTGAAATGGGTGATGATCTGAAGATCAACATTTTTGAAGAAGCAACCCAAAATCAGCAGAAAGTTCTTTTATTCTGGTATCCGAAAGATTTCACTTTTGTTTGTCCGACCGAACTTCACGCTTTTCAGGATGCTTTAGGCGAATTCGAAAAAAGAAACACTAAAGTAATTGGCGCTTCTTGCGACACCAACGAAGTGCATTTTGCATGGCTCAACACTTCCAAAGATAATGGCGGGATCGAAGGTGTAACTTACCCGATTCTTGCAGATACACACAGACAGCTTGCAAACCAACTTGGTATCGTAGATCAGGATTTCGAGTTCGATGAAGAAGGAAATGAGTTCTTCACAGGTTCTAACGTAACTTACAGAGCTACTTACCTGATCGACGAAACCGGAAAGATCTTCCACGAAGCCGTGAATGATATGCCTTTAGGAAGAAACGTAAAAGAGTTTTTAAGATTGATCGACGCTTACACTCACGTGCAGAAACACGGCGAAGTTTGCCCTGCAAACTGGGAAGAAGGTAAAGATGCAATGCAGGCTAACAGAAAGTCTACTGCTGAGTATTTAGCTTCTCAGAACTAA
- a CDS encoding Excinuclease ABC subunit A, translating into MSIAVDDATKFRIFADSQNPNFEEVLKMKDSKEYIEIYGAREHNLKNISVKIPRNELVVITGLSGSGKSSLAFDTIFAEGQRRYIETFSAYARQFLGGLERPDVDKIDGLSPVIAIEQKTTNKNPRSTVGTVTELYDYLRLLFARVSDAYSLNSGKKLVSYTEEQILDAIKTNYTGEKLLLLAPVVTSRKGHYHELFVQMAKKGYSQARIDGELQDIEYDLKLDRYKTHDIDIVIDRWIIGENASEGRMEKSLRTAMQMGEGTIGIQKLGSTDIEYFSKNLMDAESGHSLALPEPNTFSFNSPKGSCPHCKGLGIVQKVNTGYFVANPKLSVNQGGLLPLEDMKSNKWILGQIKNILEIFGLNLSTPFKDIPEEAIDYIYNGCHREFSKDLKYAGISKKIKVNFDGLVNIINEMIGDKESYDAILLERHFTTEETCAECGGTRLQPSSLSFKIDGKNIAQISALSLLDLMEWLNDIEDKFSTKNQIIAHEILKEIKTRLQFLLDVGLDYLSLSRSSRTLSGGESQRIRLATQIGSQLVNVLYILDEPSIGLHQRDNERLIKSLKNLRDIGNSVIVVEHDKDMILEADEVLDIGPRAGKFGGEILWQGKPEDLLKADTVTADYMTGRRKIEVPTERRAGNGKSLVLKGASGNNLKNVNIEIPLGKLVVVTGISGSGKSSLISGTLYPILNRHFYRALQEPLPYKKFEGIENIDKIVDVDQAPIGRTPRSNPATYTGMFTDIRNLFAELPESKIRAYKAGRFSFNVKGGRCETCQGGGLKVIEMNFLPDVYVHCETCHGKRFNRETLEVRYKGKSISDVLEMTIDEATEFFKPLPKIFAKVKTLQDVGLGYITLGQQSTTLSGGEAQRIKLATELAKRQTGNTLYILDEPTTGLHFEDVKVLMEAISKLVDLGNSFIIIEHNLDVIKLADHIIDVGMEGGNKGGEIVAKGTPEEVAKSRKSLTARFLKKELE; encoded by the coding sequence TTGAGCATTGCGGTTGATGATGCCACAAAATTCCGTATTTTTGCAGATTCCCAAAACCCAAATTTTGAGGAAGTTTTAAAAATGAAAGATTCAAAAGAATATATAGAAATTTATGGCGCGCGCGAGCATAACCTGAAGAATATTTCGGTTAAAATCCCGCGTAATGAACTGGTAGTGATCACCGGACTTTCAGGCAGCGGAAAATCTTCGCTCGCGTTTGATACCATCTTCGCTGAGGGACAGCGCAGATACATTGAGACTTTTTCGGCCTATGCCAGACAGTTTCTTGGCGGTCTTGAAAGACCTGATGTTGATAAGATCGACGGTCTGTCGCCTGTAATTGCAATTGAGCAGAAAACCACCAACAAAAACCCACGCTCAACGGTGGGAACGGTAACTGAACTTTACGATTATCTGCGTCTGCTTTTTGCGCGTGTGTCCGATGCCTACTCACTTAATTCCGGAAAAAAACTGGTGAGTTATACGGAAGAGCAGATTCTGGACGCAATAAAGACAAATTATACAGGCGAGAAACTATTGCTTTTGGCACCTGTAGTTACCTCCAGAAAAGGGCATTATCACGAACTTTTCGTGCAGATGGCTAAGAAAGGCTACAGCCAGGCAAGAATTGACGGCGAACTGCAGGACATCGAATACGATTTAAAACTCGACCGCTACAAAACGCACGACATCGACATCGTGATTGACCGCTGGATCATCGGGGAAAACGCGTCCGAAGGCCGCATGGAAAAATCTCTGCGCACCGCCATGCAGATGGGCGAAGGAACGATCGGCATACAGAAATTAGGCAGCACGGACATCGAATATTTTTCGAAGAACCTGATGGACGCCGAATCCGGGCACTCTCTCGCATTGCCTGAACCGAACACATTTTCATTTAATTCGCCAAAAGGCAGCTGCCCGCATTGCAAAGGCCTCGGCATTGTGCAGAAAGTGAATACCGGATATTTCGTAGCGAATCCCAAGCTGTCGGTAAATCAGGGTGGCCTGTTGCCGCTTGAAGACATGAAATCGAACAAATGGATTCTCGGCCAGATTAAAAATATCCTTGAAATTTTTGGACTGAATCTTTCCACACCATTCAAAGATATTCCCGAAGAAGCCATTGATTATATCTACAACGGCTGCCACCGGGAATTCAGCAAAGATTTAAAATACGCGGGCATTTCAAAAAAAATCAAGGTGAATTTTGACGGACTCGTGAACATCATCAATGAGATGATCGGTGATAAAGAAAGTTACGATGCGATCCTGCTCGAGCGGCATTTCACCACCGAAGAAACCTGCGCTGAATGTGGCGGCACACGTCTTCAGCCTTCAAGCCTAAGTTTTAAAATAGACGGAAAAAATATCGCGCAGATCAGTGCACTCTCACTACTTGATCTGATGGAGTGGCTGAATGACATTGAAGATAAATTCAGCACCAAAAACCAGATTATTGCGCACGAAATATTAAAGGAAATCAAAACACGGCTGCAGTTTCTGCTCGATGTGGGTCTCGATTATTTAAGTTTAAGCCGCAGCTCAAGAACGCTTTCCGGCGGTGAATCCCAGCGGATCAGGCTGGCTACGCAAATTGGTTCCCAACTCGTAAACGTACTTTATATTCTGGATGAGCCGTCTATCGGCCTGCATCAGCGCGATAACGAAAGACTCATAAAATCACTTAAAAATCTCCGCGATATCGGCAATTCTGTGATCGTAGTGGAACATGATAAAGACATGATTCTGGAAGCCGACGAAGTGTTGGATATCGGGCCGCGTGCCGGAAAATTTGGTGGCGAAATCTTATGGCAGGGAAAACCGGAGGATTTACTCAAAGCGGACACCGTAACGGCAGATTACATGACAGGCCGGCGCAAAATTGAAGTTCCAACGGAACGACGTGCAGGTAACGGAAAATCTCTTGTATTGAAAGGCGCCAGCGGTAACAACCTTAAAAATGTAAATATTGAAATTCCGCTGGGTAAACTTGTGGTGGTGACCGGGATTTCAGGTAGCGGTAAATCTTCGCTGATCAGCGGCACATTATATCCGATCCTAAACCGCCATTTCTACAGGGCACTGCAGGAGCCTTTGCCTTATAAAAAATTTGAGGGCATTGAAAATATCGACAAAATAGTTGACGTAGATCAGGCACCCATCGGGCGTACGCCAAGATCGAATCCCGCAACGTACACCGGAATGTTCACCGACATCCGTAATTTATTTGCTGAACTTCCGGAATCAAAAATCAGGGCGTATAAAGCCGGCAGATTTTCGTTTAATGTGAAAGGCGGACGCTGCGAAACCTGTCAGGGCGGCGGTTTGAAAGTAATTGAGATGAATTTTCTGCCGGATGTGTATGTACATTGCGAAACCTGCCACGGCAAGCGTTTTAACCGCGAAACCCTCGAAGTGCGGTATAAAGGAAAATCGATTTCAGACGTGCTCGAAATGACGATTGATGAAGCCACGGAGTTTTTTAAGCCGTTACCCAAAATTTTCGCGAAAGTTAAGACTCTTCAGGATGTCGGTTTAGGTTACATCACCTTGGGGCAGCAGTCAACGACGCTTTCGGGCGGTGAGGCGCAGCGGATAAAACTCGCCACCGAACTCGCCAAAAGACAAACCGGAAACACGCTTTATATACTGGATGAACCAACTACCGGGCTGCATTTCGAAGATGTGAAGGTTTTGATGGAAGCGATCAGTAAGCTGGTCGATCTGGGTAATTCGTTTATTATTATTGAACATAACCTTGATGTTATAAAACTTGCTGACCATATCATCGACGTTGGCATGGAAGGAGGCAACAAAGGCGGCGAAATTGTGGCCAAAGGAACTCCGGAAGAAGTCGCAAAATCCAGAAAATCGCTCACCGCCAGATTTCTTAAAAAAGAACTCGAGTAG
- a CDS encoding phosphinothricin N-acetyltransferase, whose protein sequence is MKFRIREMKPSDGPNVLTIFGEGIEGGNATFDRDVPSLEAWDSKFFKCCRFVAEDQNNNVAGWAAIQPVSKRDCFTGVAEVSIYISNAVQGQGLGLDLLRKLVEESEAHGYWTLQAGIFPENVASIKIHEKLGFRTVGIRQRLAQMKGVWRDVLLMERRSEIVGN, encoded by the coding sequence ATGAAATTCAGAATACGCGAAATGAAACCCTCCGACGGTCCAAATGTGCTCACTATTTTCGGAGAAGGAATCGAAGGTGGAAATGCCACATTCGACCGCGATGTACCTAGCCTCGAAGCCTGGGACAGTAAGTTTTTTAAATGTTGCCGTTTTGTTGCCGAGGATCAGAACAATAATGTAGCAGGTTGGGCGGCTATTCAGCCCGTGAGCAAACGCGATTGTTTTACCGGCGTGGCCGAAGTGAGCATCTATATCAGCAATGCAGTTCAGGGCCAGGGTCTTGGTTTGGATTTGCTGCGGAAACTAGTAGAAGAAAGTGAAGCACACGGCTACTGGACTTTGCAGGCCGGAATTTTCCCTGAGAATGTTGCAAGTATTAAAATTCATGAAAAACTGGGTTTCCGTACTGTGGGCATCCGCCAAAGATTAGCGCAGATGAAAGGCGTTTGGCGTGATGTATTACTGATGGAAAGGCGCAGCGAAATTGTTGGTAACTGA
- a CDS encoding helix-turn-helix domain protein, whose translation MNSDPAYIKLVFGLKMKQYRKIKNLSLQDLATLTGLSKSYLNEIENGKKYPKHDKIIPLATALGCTYNDLVSTKSDKSLAPILEIVQSDFFKEIPLDLFGINRNNLVSIISDAPKKVKAFVNTLIEISKNYNVRKENFYFAVLRSFQELQDNYFPQIEEAALQYAGENLLSLNPRSHRLQQLLQEQFQYDIREQNLVFYGASGKLRSLYIPEKKLLLLNTLLTENQKTFILAKEIGFQVMNLQTRPHTYSWLDFKSFEELLNNYYASYFAGCLLIPRRILTHKITDFLQLPRWEPEYFEQLTAEFTDSPETFYYRLTNILPQDLGIKDLFYLCFTKKKNSDEVQILKELHLNQQQAPHANATSEHYCRRWIAVKNLYNLAENETLTASQFSHYKDTGLTYLVISTSQKNPFSDGTNRSYCLGILLNSSSAKKIGFLKSENIKTINVGVTCESCSILDCEVRQAPPERLEKEMLNQNMLKSVQAIRNEFLNE comes from the coding sequence ATGAATTCCGACCCCGCATACATAAAACTCGTTTTCGGCCTGAAAATGAAGCAGTACCGCAAAATAAAAAATCTCTCACTGCAAGATTTGGCTACGCTGACAGGTCTCTCAAAATCGTATCTCAACGAAATTGAAAACGGAAAAAAATATCCAAAACACGACAAGATCATCCCGCTTGCAACCGCGTTGGGATGCACTTATAATGATCTGGTTTCAACAAAATCTGATAAAAGTCTGGCGCCGATTCTTGAAATCGTACAGTCTGATTTTTTTAAAGAAATACCGCTTGATCTTTTTGGTATTAACCGGAATAATCTGGTAAGCATCATCAGCGATGCGCCAAAAAAAGTAAAAGCGTTTGTGAATACACTCATAGAAATTTCGAAAAACTATAATGTGCGGAAGGAGAATTTCTATTTTGCAGTTTTGCGGAGTTTCCAGGAGCTACAGGATAATTATTTTCCTCAGATTGAAGAAGCTGCCTTACAATATGCGGGTGAAAATCTGCTTTCGCTAAATCCAAGATCGCACAGGTTGCAGCAGCTGCTTCAGGAGCAGTTTCAGTACGACATCCGCGAACAGAACCTCGTGTTTTACGGCGCCAGCGGCAAACTAAGGTCACTCTACATTCCCGAGAAAAAGCTGCTTTTGCTGAATACGCTTTTAACTGAAAACCAGAAAACATTTATTCTCGCAAAAGAAATTGGTTTTCAGGTGATGAATTTACAGACGCGGCCGCACACGTATTCGTGGCTTGATTTCAAGAGTTTTGAAGAATTGCTGAACAACTATTACGCATCTTATTTTGCGGGCTGCCTGCTGATTCCGCGCCGGATTTTAACCCATAAAATAACAGATTTTCTGCAGCTCCCCCGATGGGAACCTGAATACTTCGAGCAGCTTACGGCTGAATTTACGGATTCGCCGGAAACTTTTTATTACCGGCTGACGAATATCTTACCGCAGGATCTGGGCATAAAAGATCTTTTTTATCTGTGTTTCACCAAGAAAAAAAACTCAGATGAAGTGCAGATTCTCAAAGAACTGCACTTAAACCAGCAGCAGGCACCGCACGCCAACGCAACCAGCGAGCATTACTGCCGCCGGTGGATCGCGGTGAAAAACCTTTATAATCTCGCGGAAAACGAAACACTCACGGCATCACAGTTCTCGCATTACAAGGACACCGGCCTCACCTATCTGGTGATTTCAACGTCGCAGAAAAATCCGTTTTCAGATGGGACGAACCGCAGTTACTGCCTCGGAATTCTACTGAACTCAAGCAGTGCAAAGAAAATAGGGTTCCTGAAAAGCGAAAATATAAAAACGATCAATGTAGGTGTGACGTGCGAATCCTGCAGTATTTTAGATTGTGAAGTGCGGCAGGCGCCACCTGAAAGACTTGAGAAAGAAATGCTTAATCAGAACATGCTGAAATCTGTTCAAGCCATTAGAAATGAATTCCTTAACGAATAA